A stretch of DNA from Thalassospiraceae bacterium LMO-SO8:
AATGAGCGAGCCCGACAGCCCGAACAGGGACGACGAAAAGGCCGTTCCCATGCCGGACAATGGCGTTTCCAGGCCTTGTTTCAGCTTGTTGAATGTCGCGTTGATGTCACCGCCGTCGACGGTCAGGCCGACGATCACGTCCTTGACCGAGGCGACCGTTTCCAGAAGCCCCCAGAAGGTGCCGAGCAGGCCGAGGAAGATCAGCAGGCCGATGATATAGCGGGAAATATCGCGTGATTCGTCCAGGCGCGACACCAAGCCGTCGAGCAAGGTGCGCAGCGACGTGGTCGACAGGGTCAGGCGGCCGGAGCGCTGGCCCAGCATGCTTGCCATGGGGCCGAGCAGACGCGGCGGGCTCGGTTGCGACAGCTGTGCGCCGTCGCGGCGGTAGCTGTCCACCCATTCGACCTCGGGCTTCAGGCGCGCGACCTGCAGGAAGTTATAGGCGATGCCGAGCGCCAGCACCGCCAGGATGCCGCCGTTCAGGGGCGCGTTGGCCAGAAAGGCGTCGCGCAGCGGCTGAAACAGGGGCGCACACACGGCGACGACGGCGCCGAGGAACAGGATCATCCTGAGCAGGTATCGGTTGGGGCGCGTCATCTAGGGAAGCCCTTACGAGGTCCTTTCGGGGGCACGGGCGTTACGCGGAACCCGATGGTGCGTCAACGCGGGGCCAGGGTGATATCGACCCGGTTCTTGGGTTCATCGGAGGTCTTGTCGCCGAGGGCCCGCACGTCGATCCGGGTCGAGCGGATGCCGCTTTCGATCAGGAACGAGCGCACGGAAAGGGCCCGGGACAGGGACAGGCGGCGAGCCCGGTTGGATTTCAGGTCGTCACCCCCGGCATAGGCCAGAAGCTGCAACCGCACGTCGCGCTGGTCCTTTACCTGATCGGCCAGCTTCAACAGGTTCGGCTTGGCGGCGTCGGGCAGTTTCGACTGGCTTTCGTCGAACACCACGCGGATCAACCGGCCGTCCTCGCCGGTCGTCAGGGAGGCGGTGCTTTCCGTCTTGGGCGGCGGCGGCGTGGGCACGGCCGCGGCCGTGGCGGGTGGCGGCGGGGGGGGCGGAACGGCGGCCCCCGGTGCGGTGGCGGGCGGGGGCGGCGGGGGTGCTTTGTCCGCGCTGTCCTTCCCGGCGTCGGCCTTGGGGGCCGGCGGCGGTGCCACGGCGGCCATTTTCTTGTCGGGCGCCGTCGGCGCGGCGGGCGGCGGTGGTGCTGCGGCCGTCAGCGGTGCGGGCGCCTCGGCGGCGGGGGCCGGCGCGGGCGATGGTTTCGACGGCATGGGCGGCGGCGGCGCCTTGGCCGCGGGCGGGCGCATCTCCGTTTCCATGCGGCTGGCACGCGGGGTCGGCGCGGCCTCGGCGCGGGTCACCCGCAGCTTGCGGATGGGGGCGGATTTCTCGGGGGCGACGAACAGTTGAGATGTCGGCCGGCTCGTGCCCGGCAGGCGCAGTCCGCCGCCATAGGCAGGGATGGCCGGTTCCGACGATACGTCCACGGTGTGGCCGTATCCACCGCCGGGCAGGGCGCCCATGTCGATGGTCACGGCACCGTCCGCGTAGTTGCTCACCTGTGCCTCGACCGGGCCTGACGCCAGCGCCAGCGGCGCCACGACGATGACCAAAAGTCCGGTCAAAAAACGTGAGGATGTCATCGGACGGTCACTCCCCATTCTTCCCTGTTGTCGTCTTCCGGCCCGTTGTCGTGTTCGGGGATGTCGATCCCGTTTGCGGCAGGCTCGGCATCCCGGCGCTGAGACAGTCCGGGTACTCCCCGATCAGCGGCGGAAGCCAAGGCGATCACCTTAACCAACGGCGATGCGCTGGACAACCGTAAAGCCCTTGAATGAAAACAGGTAAATATGACGCTTTCGGGGCACCCGAAAACAGCCCCTCGGCGGGGTGGGAACGGGTCAGGTGGCCGCCGCGCCGGCGCCGGCCAGGGTCTTCAGCATGGCCGGATGCATGGCGTCGTTGCCGGCGGCGATGTCGCCGCGTTGGAAGATGTCGCGGCCGCCCGCAAGGTCGGTGACGAAACCGCCCGCTTCGGCGACCAGGATCATGCCCGCGGCCATGTCCCAGGGTTGCAGGTTCTGTTCCCAGAACCCTTCGAAGCGCCCGGCGGCGACCCAGGCCAGATCAAGCGCGGCGGCACCGTTGCGCCGCACCCCGGCGGACACGGCCATGATCGCGCGCAGTTGGTTCAGGAACAGGTCGTGATTGCCCCGGCCGACGAAGGGAATGCCCGTCGCGAACAGGGATTCGGTAATGTCGCGGCGGGCCGAGACGCGCAGGCGCCGCCCGCCTAGAAACGCGCCCTGGCCCTTTTCGGCGACGAACATCTCGTCGGTGATCGGGTTGTAGACGACGCCGGCGAATATCTGGCCGTCGCGTTCCAGGCCGATGGAGATGGCGAACTGAGGAATGCCGTGCAGAAAGTTGGTGGTGCCGTCCAAGGGATCGATGATCCAGCGGTTCGAGGTATCGGCGCCGTCGACCGCGCCGCGTTCCTCCATCAGGAAACCGTACTTGGGCCGCGCGCGCTGTAGTTCCTCGAACAGGATTTTCTCGGCCTTGCGGTCGGCGTTCGAGACGAAGTCGGCCGGGCCCTTCTTGGAGACCTGTAGGTGCTCGACCTCGCCGAAATCGCGGACCAGGCCCCGCGCCGCCTTCTGGGCGGCGGCGGTCATGACGTTTATCAGGGGCGTGCGCAGCATGGCGGGCCTTGTTTCAAGCGGTCGGAAAGGGGCGGGAAGGGCGTGGCCGAAGCCTAGTCCTTGGCCCGCTCGACATAGGTACCCTCGGCGGGATTGACGACGATGCGGGTGCCGGTCTCGATATGCGGCGGCACGCTGGTGCGCACGCCGTTGTCCAAAAGCGCCGGTTTGTAGCTCGACGCCGCCGTCTGGCCTTTGACCACGGCTTCGGTTTCGACCACCGTCAGGGTCACCCGGTCGGGCAACTGAACGCCGATGGGGTCGCCGTCGTGGCTTTCGATGGTCACTTCCATGCCGTCTTGCAGATAGGGGGTCTGGTCCTCGCCGATCTGATCGCCGTTCAGGACGACCTGCTCATAGGTCTCGTTGTCCATGAAGGTGAACATCTCGCCGTCGGAAAACAGGAATTGGTATTCCTTTTGTTCCAGGGTCGCGCGCTCGACCTTTTCCGAGGACCGGAAGCGTTCGTTCAGCTTGGTGCCGTCGCGCAGTTCGCGCAATTCGACCTGAAGATAGGCGCCGCCCTTGCCGGGCTGCGTATGGGCGATCTTGACCGCGCGCCACAGGCGTCCCTGATGTTCGATGACCATACCGGGTCGAATGGCGTTGCCGTCGATTTTCATGTCCGTGCCCGTTTACATGTTGATGGGGGGTGAAAGCGGCGCGGAAGCTACCAGTTTGTTTCGTGCATAGCAACGGCCCAGCGCCGCCGTCAGGGGCGCGGGGCGTCGGCAATTACCTTGTTGAACGCGGCGACCGCGGCGGCCGGTCCCTCGGCGTGCCGCCAGACCCCGGAGACCACGGCCAGGAAGTCAGCACCCGCGGCGACCAGGGGCGCGCAATTGTCCACGGTGATGCCGCCGATGGCGACGCAGGGCACGACGAAAATCTCGCTCCACCAGTGCAAAAGATCGACGTCCGCGTGATGGGTGACCTCCTTGGTCCCGGTCGGGAAAAACGCGCCGAAAGCGACGTAGTCGGCCCCGGCCTCGCCGGCCTCCATGGCCAGGTGGCGCGACGCATGACAGGTCACGCCGACGGCGCGCCTGTCGCCCATGATTTTGCGGGCGTCCCGGTAGGACGCGTCACCCTGGCCCACATGGACGCCGTCGCAATCGGTCTCCGCCGCCAGGTCGGGGCGGTCGTTGAGGATCAGGGGCACGCCGCGGTCGCGGCAGACGGGGAGCAGAATATCGGCGGCGCGGCGGATGCCGTCGTCGCTGTCAGGCGTGCCGTCCGGGGCCTTCAGGCGCAATTGCACGGCGCCGACGGGGCCGGCGTCGAGCGCCGCCGCCAGATCGCCCGCGAAGACGTTCGGGTCGAAGGCGGGCGGCGTGACCAGATAGAGCAGGCAGCCGTCATCGGTGTCAGCCATGTTGGAATTCTCCCGTGAGCCAAGCGTCGAGCCGCCGGTCGGCGCCTGCGTCGGCCATGTCCAATGCCCGCGCGGGTCGTTTGGCCAGGCGGGCGCCGGCCTGCGTTGCCACGCGTTCGATCCTGGCCAGAACCTCGGGGGCGGCCGACAGGGACACGGCTTCGACGCCCTGCCTGAGGGCGTCCAGGGCCATGCCCGGTTCGTCCGCGCAATCAAGGCAGGCCGTGGCGCGGGCCGCCGGTTCGGCGGCGCGGGCCTGATCGACGATCTGTTTGAACAGGGCCGGGCCGAGGTAGCCGGCGGCGCCGGGCGCGCTGACCAGATGCACGGGACAACCCGTGCGGCGGGCAGCGGTCAATGCCTGTTTTGCGTGGTTCAGGTCGTGGATGACGACGGATGCCGGGGGAACGGCCGATTGCTTGGTCGCGTCCCCCGTCATCTCAATCCCGTCGCTTATTTCGCACCATGCATGGCCAGCGCGGTGTCCGGCATGCGGTTGGAGAAGCCCCATTCGTTATCGTACCAGCTGAGCACGCGCACGAAATTGCCGTCGATCACCTGGGTCTGGGTGGAATCGAAGCTCGAGCTGGCGGGGTTGTGGTTGAAGTCGATGGAGACCAGGGGCTCGGTATTGTAGGCGAGCACGCCCTTGAGCCGGCCGTTGGAGGCCTCCAGCATGGCCGCGTTGATTTCCTCGGCCGTGGTCGACCGTCCGGCCGTGAAGGTCAGGTCGATCAGCGACACGTTGGGGGTCGGCACGCGGATCGCGGTGCCGTCCAGCTTGCCCTTCAGTTCCGGCAGCACCAGGCCGACGGCCTTGGCGGCCCCCGTCGAGGTCGGGATCATGGACACGGCGCAGGCGCGCGCCCGGCGGGGATCGGAATGCAGGGTGTCGAGGGGGCGCTGATCGCCGGTGTAGGCGTGGATCGTCGTCATGTAGCCCTTTTCGATGCCGACAAGTTTGTGCAGCACGTCGGCCACGGGGGCCAGGCAGTTGGTCGTGCAGGATGCGTTGGACACGACCGTGTGGCCGGCTTCCAGCTTGTCGTGGTTGACGCCGTAGACGACGGTCAGGTCGACGCCCGAGGCCGGGGCCGAGACCAGAACCTTGGCGGCACCCGCGTCCAGGTGCTTGGCGGCGCTGTCGCGGTCGGTGAACAGGCCGGTGCATTCCAGCGCCACGTCGATGCCCAGTTCCTTCCAGGGCAGATCGGCGGGGTTGCGTTCGGCGGTCACCTTGATCGGCCCGGCGCCCACGTTCATCACGTCGCCAGCGACCGACACGTCCATGCCCAGCGGGCCGTGCACGGAATCGTACTTAAGAAGGTGGGCGTTCATTTCGGGCGAGCCCAGGTCGTTGATGGCGACGACTTCGATGTCGTTGCGCCGCGATTCCAAAATGCCCCGAAGAACCAAACGACCAATTCTTCCGAACCCGTTGATCGCAACCCGAACCGCCATGAATGCCTCCGTAAATTTGTTGAATTTCCTGCGTTGAGGCCCCTGCGACGGATGCCTCGGTCAGGGCGAGCATATAGGCTACCCTTCGACCCCTGTAAACCCGCGAACGCCCGGTTGTCCGGGGCGCAATGCTCTCCAATTGATGTGGTGGTTGAACTTGTGTTCATAGGCACCTATTCTTCATAAAATTTTTACCCACTAAGGCAATTATATTTTTAGTTGGGTCGGGGGGTATGTGTGGCGACTATCAGTAAACCATCACGAGTGGACCGTGCCTTCGAGCGGCTGGAAGGCGCCTTGTCGCGCCTGGAAAAGGCCGTGCAGGCGCGCGGGAACGCCGCCGCGGCCGGCGACGGCGGCGACACGGCGGCATTGCGGGCGGAGAACGCCCGCCTGCAAACCGTGACCGAGGAGGTCAAGGGCCGTCTCGACGGCGCCATTGGCCGCCTTGAAAAAGCTCTCGAAGGCTAGGGTCGGATCGCGCCATGGCCCATGTCACCGTCACCATCAACGGACGCCAGTATCAGGTCGCCTGCGACGATGGGCAGGAAGCGCACCTGTCACGGCTCGGCAAGTATGTCGACAACCGTGTTCAGGAACTGGTCGCCGCCGTCGGTCAGGCCGGCGACGCCCGGCTTCTGGTCATGGTCAGCCTGCTTCTCGCCGACGAACTGTCCGACGCCTATGCGGAACTGGAATCCATCAGCCGCAAAAGCGAAGGCGTCGCCAAGCTGATCGAATCCGAGGAAAAGGTCAGCCGCACCCTGGAAAATATCGCCGACCGCATCGAAGGCATTGCCGTGGGGCTTGAACAAGCCTAACTTCCGCTCAGGCGGAGCGCTGCGGAGCGCGTTAGGCACATTATCCCTGGGGCGATGCGTCCTTTAAGGGTGCTGTCCCTGCCGGGTTGCACGGGTTCGTCCTGGACGCTCGGTATCACGGTGCCCAACCTGTTGAGAGCAGGCCACGGAGGATCTTAACGCCGACGGCTACTGCGGCACCGCCGACTTTTTTCGTCTCGGGCATTGTTTGGATATTGTTACGGCACCCGAATTTCGGGCGCCGTCATCAAGTCATTATGGATCTCCTCGAACAAAAGCGTCTCCTGCGCAAAGAAGCCGCCGCCCGCCGTGTTCGCGCGCGCGCGGACCTGGGCTCCGGTGTCGCCACCGCCGTGGCCTGTCATGCCGTGGCCTTGGCGCAGGGGTTGGGGGAGGCGGCCCCGCCGGGGCATGTTTCGGGCTATCTCGCCATGCAGGACGAAATGGATGTCCTACCGGCCATCCTGGCCCTGGCCGCGTACGGCTGGCGGGGATGCCTGCCGGTGGTCGTCGGCAAGGCGCGCCCGCTCCTGTTCCGGGCCTGGTCGCCCGGGGCGAAGCTGGCGGACGGCGTGTTCGGCACCCGCCATCCTGCGGACGGGGCGGAAGACGTGCGCCCGGACCTGCTTCTGGTGCCGCTGCTCGCCTTCGACCGGGCCGGCTACCGGCTTGGCTGGGGCGGCGGATTCTATGATCGTACCCTTGCCGAACTGCGACAATCCGGCACTCCCGTGACCGCGGTCGGAGTCGGTTATGCGGCCCAGGAAGTTGACGCCGTGCCGCGGGACCATTACGACGCACGCCTGGACTGGGTGGTGACGGAGGAAGACATCATCCGGATTACGTCGTGACGCCCCGATAAGGCACTAAGGACAAGGTCGGTTAATGAAAATCATGATTGTCGGGGATGTGGTCGGTCGCAGCGGCCGGGACGCCGTGGCCAAGCACCTGCCGGCCCTGCGCGCGCAACTGGACCTCGACTTCGTCATCGTCAACGGCGAGAACGCGGCCCATGGCTTCGGCATTACCGAGGCGATCTGCAACGATCTGTACGCCCAGGGGGCGGACGTCATCACCACGGGCAATCACGTGTGGGATCAGCGCGAGATCATGAACTACATCGACGGCGACGACCGTCTGCTGCGTCCCCTGAATTTCCCCGCCGGCACGCCCGGCAAGGGGGCCGGCGTGTTCGACGCCAAGGACGGCCGCAAGGTCATGGTCGTGCACGCCATGTGCCGGCTGTTCATGGACCCGCTCGACGATCCCTTCGCCGGGGTGGATGAAGCCTTGAAGAACCACCGTCTGGGCGCGGCCAGCGGCCGCGGCAACGTCGACGCCATCCTGCTCGACCTGCACGGCGAGGCGTCGTCGGAAAAGATGGCCATGGCCCATTTCCTGGACGGTCGCGTTTCCGCCGTGGTCGGCACCCACACGCACGTGCCGACGGCGGACGCCCAGGTGTTCAAGGGCGGCACGGCCTATCAGACGGATCTGGGCATGACCGGCGATTACGATTCCGTCATCGGCATGCAGAAGGAAAACGCCACGGCGCGGTTCACCACCAAGCTGCCGCAGGGCCGGTTGGAGCCCGCGGGCGGCGAGGCGACCTTCTGTGCCATGTACCTGGAAACCGACGACGCCACGGGTTTGGCGACGCGGGCCGAGCCCGTGCGCCTGGGCGGCCGTCTGGCGCCGACGGTGCCGGGATAGCCGGCAGACCTGAAAATCAACCTTTTCCTTGGCCTGCGGCCTTTCACGGCGGACGAATTCTTGCCATATTGCGGGCCTAGCTTCACCGCCGGTGACACTCGCGCCGGTCCCATCATTTGGGTATAATCCCGACGAATCGCCACGACATATAGGGGGTTCCCGCCAAAATGGCTGGTCATTCCAAATTTAAGAACATCATGCACCGCAAAGGCCGTCAGGACGCCAAGCGGGCAAAGGTCTTCGCCAAGCTGGGCCGCGAAGTGACGGTCGCCGCGCGCAACGGCCCCGATCCCAACTTCAACGCCGCCCTGCGTTTGGCCGTCGCCAACGCCAAGGCCCTGAACATGCCCAACGACGTCATCAACCGGGCGATCCAGAAGGCCCAGGGCAACGATGCCGAGAATTACGAGGAAATCCGTTACGAAGGCTATGGCCCGGGCGGGGTCGCCGTGATCGTCGAGGCCCTGTCCGACAACCGCAATCGCACGGCCTCGGAAGTCCGCACCGCCTTTTCCAAGAACGGCGGCAACCTGGGCGAGACGGGCAGCGTCGCCTTCATGTTCGACCGGGTCGGCCAGATCACCTATCCGGCCGCCGTCGCCGGCGCCGAGGCCATGTTCGAAGGCGCCTTGGAAGCGGGGGCGGAGGACGTGGAATCGGACGATGACAACCACACCATCACCTGCCAGCCCGACGATTTTGCCGCCGTGCGCGACGCGCTCGAGGAACGCTTCGGCGAACCGGAGGAAGCGCGCCTGGCGTGGAAGCCGCAGAATTCCATCTCCGTCGACGAAGGCACGGCGCAGACATTGTTGAAGCTGATCGACGCGTTGGAAGACAACGACGATGTGCAGCGCGTCGCCGCCAACTTCGAGGTCGATGACGAGATCATGGAAAGGCTGAGCGCCTAAACCGTAAAGCGGACGCCACAGGGATACGGAGCGGAATGGAACACGGATGCGGCTGATCGGGTTTGACCCGGGGTTGAAGAACACCGGATGGGGCGTCATCGAACACGCCGGCAACCGGCTTCGCTATGTCGCCGACGGTGTTGTGTCCTCCGATCCGAAGGCCAGTCTGGCCGAACGTCTGGTGCAGCTTCATGACGGATTGGTCGAGGTCATCCGCGCCATGGCCCCGGTCGAGGCGGCGGTCGAAGAAACCTTCGTCAACACCAATCCGACGACGACCCTGAAACTGGGCCAGGCCCGCGGCATCTCCATGCTGGTGCCGGCCCTGGCCGGTCTGCCGGTGTTCGAATACACCCCCAACCTCGTGAAAAAGACCGTCGTCGGCACCGGCCACGCGGCCAAGGAACAGGTTCAGATGATGGTGCGCACGCTGTTGCCGGGAGCGGCCTTCAAAAGCGCGGACAGCGCCGATGCGCTTGCCGTCGCCATCTGCCACGCCCATCACCGCACGGCGCCCGGGCACGCCGCCATGGCGGGGGCGGCCCGGTGATCGCGCGGCTGAAGGGCCTGGTCGACGCCGTGGGAACGGATACCGCCGTCATCGACGTCAACGGGGTCGGCTATCTGGTTCATGCCTCTTCCCGGACCTTGTCGCAGATGGGGCAGGGCGACGCGGTGGCGCTGTTCATCGAAACCCATGTGCGCGAAGATCACATCCACCTTTACGGTTTCCTGCGTGCCGACGAACAGGACTGGTTCCGCCTGCTGACCACCGTGCAGGGCGTGGGCGCCAAGGTCGCCCTCGCCATGCTGTCGGCGTTGACCGGCGACATGTTGCTGCAGGCCATCGCCGCCGGGGACAAGGCGGCGGTGTGCCGTGCCCCCGGCGTCGGGCCCAAGCTGGCGCAGCGCATCCTGCACGAGTTGAAGGACAAGGTCGGCGCCCTGGCCCTGGGGCCGGCGGCGGCCAAGGGAGGCGTTGTGCCGTCCCCGGGCGCGGCCAAGCCGGAAGCCGGCGACGCGGCGCAGGATCTGCTGCGCGACGCCGCCTCGGCCCTGGTCAATTTGGGCTATACCCCGTCGGAGGCCCTGGGGGCGGTGTCCCGCGCCGCCCAGGCGTCGGACGCGGCTCTGACGTTGGAAGCCTTGATCCGCGCCGGGTTGGCCGAACTTGCCCCGAGCGATCAGCGGCGGGGGGCCTAGGCCGTGGCGGAAGAACGTATGATCCAGCCCGAAGTCGTGGGTGACGACTTCGCCGCCGATCCCGGCCTGCGCCCGCAGGTGCTCGACGATTTCGTCGGCCAGGACCAGGCGCGCGAGAACCTGAAGGTGTTCATCGAGGCCGCGCGGTCGCGTGGCGAAGCGATGGACCATGTCCTGTTTTTCGGCCCCCCGGGGCTGGGCAAGACCACCTTGGCGCAGATCGTCGCCCGCGAACTGGGCGTGGGCTTTCGCGCCACCTCGGGCCCGGTGGTCGCCAAGGCGGGCGACCTGGCGGCGATTCTCACCAACCTGCAGCCGCGCGACGTGCTGTTCATCGATGAAATCCACCGCCTCAGCCCGATCGTCGAGGAAATTCTCTATCCCGCGATGGAGGATTATCAGCTCGACCTGATCATCGGCGAGGGGCCGGCGGCGCGGTCCGTGCGCATCGATCTGCCGCCCTTCACCCTGGTGGGGGCGACGACGCGTTCGGGCCTGATCACCACGCCGCTGCGCGACCGTTTCGGCATTCCCGTGCGGCTTAACTTCTACAGCCCGGAAGCGCTCGAAGGCATCGTGCGCCGGGGGGCGGCGCTGCTGGGTCTGGACTTGACGGCCGAGGGAGCGTTGGAGATCGCCCGCCGGTCCCGCGGCACGCCACGGGTCGCGGGCCGCTTGCTGCGCCGGGTCCGCGATTTCGCCGCCGTCGACGGATCCGGGTCCGTCGACGCCCGGATCGCCGATGCGGCCCTGACGCGGCTTGAGGTCGATCAGCGCGGGCTCGACGCCATGGACCGCCGCTATCTGACCTGTATCTGCGGCAATTACGGTGGCGGGCCGGTCGGCGTCGAAACCCTGGCCGCCGCCCTGTCGGAACAGCGCGACACCATCGAGGAAGTGATCGAACCCTTCTTGATCCAGCAGGGGTTATTGATGCGCACGCCGCGCGGCCGCGCCGTGACGCCGGAAACATTCCGGCACCTGGGGCTCGACCTGCCGCCGGGCGCGCCGCAACTCGACCTTCTTTCCGCCACAAGTGGGTCGGAGGATGGCGCGTGACCGGAACAGGAGAAACGCCCTGCCACCGCATGCCCGTGCGTGTCTATTACGAGGACACGGACGCCGGCGGCATCGTCTATTACGCCAACTACCTGCGCTATGCGGAGCGCGCCCGCACGGAGCTTCTGCGTGAACTGGGATTTGAAAATTCCGCGATTTTGGCGCAGAAGGGCGTCGCGCTTGCCGTACGCCGGGTCAGCGCCGAATACCTGAAGCCGGCGCGGCTGGACGATGCGCTCAGCGTCGAGACGCGGGTGCTGGCGGTGCGGGGGGCGACCGTGGAGATGGCCCAGGTGGTGCGCCGAGACGACGAAGACCTGGTGCAGATGAGCCTGACGCTTGCCTGCATGAACTCGGCCGGACGGCCCGTGCGCCTGCCGGCCGAAGTGCGAATTGAAATGGCCCGGATCGCCGACGTCGGCGCGGGGCCTTAAGAAAAACGGAACGAGACGGACAAAGATGGAAAATCAAGCGGTCGAAGCGATGGCCCTGGCGGGCTCGACGAACCTGGATTTCTCGGTCGTGGCGTTGTTCATGAAGGCCGACCTGGTGGTCAAGTGTGTCATCCTGCTGCTGGTGTCGGCATCGATCTGGTGCTGGGCGATCATCTTCGAAAAACTGTTGTCCGTGCGCCGCCTGAACAAACGGACGGACAAATTCGAGGACCGTTTCTGGTCCGGCGACAGCCTCGACAGCCTGTATGACAAAATCGG
This window harbors:
- a CDS encoding flagellar motor protein MotA; the protein is MTRPNRYLLRMILFLGAVVAVCAPLFQPLRDAFLANAPLNGGILAVLALGIAYNFLQVARLKPEVEWVDSYRRDGAQLSQPSPPRLLGPMASMLGQRSGRLTLSTTSLRTLLDGLVSRLDESRDISRYIIGLLIFLGLLGTFWGLLETVASVKDVIVGLTVDGGDINATFNKLKQGLETPLSGMGTAFSSSLFGLSGSLILGFLDLQAGQAQNRFYNDLEEWLSSLTRLSSGSLSGDGDQSMPAYVQALLEQSAENLENLQRTLSRGEESRAEANQGILALTDKLDTLTDHLRTQQQLMKDMAQSMNRSDGGGMDAETRTSIRNLDRSVARLADDVSHGRDEIIKEVRSEIKLLARTMANIADGEYDR
- a CDS encoding OmpA family protein; the encoded protein is MTSSRFLTGLLVIVVAPLALASGPVEAQVSNYADGAVTIDMGALPGGGYGHTVDVSSEPAIPAYGGGLRLPGTSRPTSQLFVAPEKSAPIRKLRVTRAEAAPTPRASRMETEMRPPAAKAPPPPMPSKPSPAPAPAAEAPAPLTAAAPPPPAAPTAPDKKMAAVAPPPAPKADAGKDSADKAPPPPPPATAPGAAVPPPPPPPATAAAVPTPPPPKTESTASLTTGEDGRLIRVVFDESQSKLPDAAKPNLLKLADQVKDQRDVRLQLLAYAGGDDLKSNRARRLSLSRALSVRSFLIESGIRSTRIDVRALGDKTSDEPKNRVDITLAPR
- a CDS encoding inositol monophosphatase family protein, yielding MLRTPLINVMTAAAQKAARGLVRDFGEVEHLQVSKKGPADFVSNADRKAEKILFEELQRARPKYGFLMEERGAVDGADTSNRWIIDPLDGTTNFLHGIPQFAISIGLERDGQIFAGVVYNPITDEMFVAEKGQGAFLGGRRLRVSARRDITESLFATGIPFVGRGNHDLFLNQLRAIMAVSAGVRRNGAAALDLAWVAAGRFEGFWEQNLQPWDMAAGMILVAEAGGFVTDLAGGRDIFQRGDIAAGNDAMHPAMLKTLAGAGAAAT
- the efp gene encoding elongation factor P, translating into MKIDGNAIRPGMVIEHQGRLWRAVKIAHTQPGKGGAYLQVELRELRDGTKLNERFRSSEKVERATLEQKEYQFLFSDGEMFTFMDNETYEQVVLNGDQIGEDQTPYLQDGMEVTIESHDGDPIGVQLPDRVTLTVVETEAVVKGQTAASSYKPALLDNGVRTSVPPHIETGTRIVVNPAEGTYVERAKD
- the thiE gene encoding thiamine phosphate synthase, which translates into the protein MADTDDGCLLYLVTPPAFDPNVFAGDLAAALDAGPVGAVQLRLKAPDGTPDSDDGIRRAADILLPVCRDRGVPLILNDRPDLAAETDCDGVHVGQGDASYRDARKIMGDRRAVGVTCHASRHLAMEAGEAGADYVAFGAFFPTGTKEVTHHADVDLLHWWSEIFVVPCVAIGGITVDNCAPLVAAGADFLAVVSGVWRHAEGPAAAVAAFNKVIADAPRP
- the gap gene encoding type I glyceraldehyde-3-phosphate dehydrogenase; the protein is MAVRVAINGFGRIGRLVLRGILESRRNDIEVVAINDLGSPEMNAHLLKYDSVHGPLGMDVSVAGDVMNVGAGPIKVTAERNPADLPWKELGIDVALECTGLFTDRDSAAKHLDAGAAKVLVSAPASGVDLTVVYGVNHDKLEAGHTVVSNASCTTNCLAPVADVLHKLVGIEKGYMTTIHAYTGDQRPLDTLHSDPRRARACAVSMIPTSTGAAKAVGLVLPELKGKLDGTAIRVPTPNVSLIDLTFTAGRSTTAEEINAAMLEASNGRLKGVLAYNTEPLVSIDFNHNPASSSFDSTQTQVIDGNFVRVLSWYDNEWGFSNRMPDTALAMHGAK
- the zapA gene encoding cell division protein ZapA, whose amino-acid sequence is MAHVTVTINGRQYQVACDDGQEAHLSRLGKYVDNRVQELVAAVGQAGDARLLVMVSLLLADELSDAYAELESISRKSEGVAKLIESEEKVSRTLENIADRIEGIAVGLEQA
- a CDS encoding 5-formyltetrahydrofolate cyclo-ligase, translated to MDLLEQKRLLRKEAAARRVRARADLGSGVATAVACHAVALAQGLGEAAPPGHVSGYLAMQDEMDVLPAILALAAYGWRGCLPVVVGKARPLLFRAWSPGAKLADGVFGTRHPADGAEDVRPDLLLVPLLAFDRAGYRLGWGGGFYDRTLAELRQSGTPVTAVGVGYAAQEVDAVPRDHYDARLDWVVTEEDIIRITS
- a CDS encoding TIGR00282 family metallophosphoesterase; its protein translation is MKIMIVGDVVGRSGRDAVAKHLPALRAQLDLDFVIVNGENAAHGFGITEAICNDLYAQGADVITTGNHVWDQREIMNYIDGDDRLLRPLNFPAGTPGKGAGVFDAKDGRKVMVVHAMCRLFMDPLDDPFAGVDEALKNHRLGAASGRGNVDAILLDLHGEASSEKMAMAHFLDGRVSAVVGTHTHVPTADAQVFKGGTAYQTDLGMTGDYDSVIGMQKENATARFTTKLPQGRLEPAGGEATFCAMYLETDDATGLATRAEPVRLGGRLAPTVPG
- a CDS encoding YebC/PmpR family DNA-binding transcriptional regulator, whose product is MAGHSKFKNIMHRKGRQDAKRAKVFAKLGREVTVAARNGPDPNFNAALRLAVANAKALNMPNDVINRAIQKAQGNDAENYEEIRYEGYGPGGVAVIVEALSDNRNRTASEVRTAFSKNGGNLGETGSVAFMFDRVGQITYPAAVAGAEAMFEGALEAGAEDVESDDDNHTITCQPDDFAAVRDALEERFGEPEEARLAWKPQNSISVDEGTAQTLLKLIDALEDNDDVQRVAANFEVDDEIMERLSA
- the ruvC gene encoding crossover junction endodeoxyribonuclease RuvC; this translates as MRLIGFDPGLKNTGWGVIEHAGNRLRYVADGVVSSDPKASLAERLVQLHDGLVEVIRAMAPVEAAVEETFVNTNPTTTLKLGQARGISMLVPALAGLPVFEYTPNLVKKTVVGTGHAAKEQVQMMVRTLLPGAAFKSADSADALAVAICHAHHRTAPGHAAMAGAAR
- the ruvA gene encoding Holliday junction branch migration protein RuvA, translated to MIARLKGLVDAVGTDTAVIDVNGVGYLVHASSRTLSQMGQGDAVALFIETHVREDHIHLYGFLRADEQDWFRLLTTVQGVGAKVALAMLSALTGDMLLQAIAAGDKAAVCRAPGVGPKLAQRILHELKDKVGALALGPAAAKGGVVPSPGAAKPEAGDAAQDLLRDAASALVNLGYTPSEALGAVSRAAQASDAALTLEALIRAGLAELAPSDQRRGA